ACCAAAAAATAAAGGGAAAAAATGATATCAACAAATCTTCATCTTTTTATTGACAGAAAGCACAAAAGGCTCTCACCCAAtcgaaaaaaagagagcataaATGGTATCAAATGTGCCAACAAACACTAAGAAGGGCTGCGGTTTGATGGCCAACAACACGTCAATTTTGACCAGTAGAGAGGAAGTTTGGTGCCATAATCTCGAGTAGACCCTTGGGATTGTCCACATGAACCCAATGGCCGGAGTTGGGGAGAACATGAAGAGACACTTTGCCCCCGTCAGGTTTGCTTCCTCTCCTTGACAATGCTTTTAGCCTCTGCACATCATCAGGGTGCCATCTATCACTCTGCTCTGCTTGTACTATTGAAATCTCCATACCCTTAGGTGGGTTCTCCAGCAGTGTCCAATAGCTTCTTTCTCTGAAAATTAATAAGTATAAATATATTTGGACAGCTTGTTTAAAAAGCGAGGACGCCAAGACAGATAAAGAACCACAAGGTTGAAGTGTAAGATAAATAAGAAATAAATTGAACCTTACCTATAAGAATTGAACATGTCTATCGCGGCCTGAAGATCAAAACCCCAAGTCACATGTTCATTATCCTTCTTCAAGTTGCTGCCAATCCAGTCTGAAAGTGACTTAGAAAAGCCAAGACTGATCATGTGGTCCACAACCCACCTGATAGTAAACATACATTGTCATTAAGGATCTGAACAAAAGTGCATCATTAGTAGTTGATGCTAAACATCTTGATAGAACAAAAATATTTGCTGTCCTTCCCAGGCTTCAACAATAAGTTTTCTTGAATCATTGCATCTACTTTGCGAGTAATCATTGGACCAGGGAGCCAGGGAGGCACCAATATACctttttagaaagaaaaaaaagacactgCTGCCTGGTCATCGGAACTCGGAAATCAGCATTACAGATATACAGGCCAGTGAAAAATATCTGGAATTTGGATATagaacattatttatggcGAGCATCAAAGTAAGTTACTCATTCATGCAATCACGCATGCCAATTCCACTATAGTCAAGAGTTTACCATGAAGTGGTTCTGGCTGGAATTTCCTGACTAAACTCAAATTTTCTACCACACAAATCATTTCGCACCTACTGCTACCTAGCCACAGAGGCTAACTTGTGGGGCCAATGGTCAAGTTTGATCGGTCAACTTGGCGACCAGGCCCACCTGTTACTCACcagaatttttctttttctttattttatttctggTCAGAGGGACCCACATCTCAGGGACCTAATATTTTCTCGATATTTGGAGATTTCAAAGACTAACAGGAAGGGCCTTTCGTTTAATTTTGTGTGCGTGAGGGGATTGACAGGCTGGGTCCATGCCTCAGGCCAACTTGATCGGGCTCCAGCAAGCCCATGAGCGAGCCGGCGCGATGGTGGCTTGCCAGAATGCCTCTCCCGTGCGCCAAATGAGCAGCAGCCAGGGGCGTTCCGACCTGGAGGCTACCGCGAGTTCAACCACGCCGGTTAGGAGTCCCCAGGCGCGGCGTGGATGGCTATCACCAGCGGTGGCTGAACAAGTTGCTCGCGGCCCGAGCGGTgaagggagggagagaagggGTGGAGGTCCGAAATCTCACCCTGAACGCGGACATGGCGCTAATCAGGGCAGTGATGGCTGGAAAGGCGGAAACGGGGACAAGGCGGCTCGCCACATTGGGGAAGGATAGCCGGTGTCACTGTTCTTTGGCATGGTGAGCTCTGCTGTCCGCAACAGGGAAAGTGTTGAACAGTGCCAGTGACTGCTAGTTATCGCCTCACTTGTTGTATTCATATACCGGGTGGATGGTCGGGTCCCACTGCAGTGGTTTGCTCAACGACACTTCTTTGTACCTGCAATAGAAGGGCATTCCCTCGACCAAAAAGGACTTTGGGATTTATTTCAACTCTTTGGAGAAGATATTAACTTGAATTATCCTTTACTTGTTCTGTTATTCCATCTGTGGGTGTTGTTATTGTAGTCATACGTCACATTGTTTGCACATGAACCTTTTTGTGCGATGGGGCATTATGCTAATGTTTCATCAAGTGTTATAAGCAAAAGATTTATGTGCTGAAGCCAGGCTGGATAACCACTATTCAAGAAAATGAACGGATCAAATTATACACTAAACATCTATATATCAAATTAGGAATCAGATAAATATCCCAGCATGGGAATGGAAGAGGAAGTACTTGCGCGATGGAAGCGATGCAGGAAGACTTGCTAGTGTTTGCAAAACCCGTTCAACTTCACCATCACTGTTATCTATTTTTACTTGTCCAGGGACAGAATCGAGCACCCAGAGCTGTTCTGCATCAAAGGAAAACATAACACGGTTATACATATTATTTATCCCCTTGCCCCAGTAATGTGCAGTACGCAGTAGATAACTAGACACGGCCAATTGAAATGAGCAGGGTATAAAAGGGGGGCCAAGCAATTAACTGCTAAGTACAAGAATCAAGAAATTACCATTCTGACAGAAGAAACGCAATAAATATAAACCTTCCAGTGTCTGTACTGTGATGCTAGATTATTCACGGTACACAACTCAGTGTGCTACACATATAGAACTACATTCTTCTTTCCATGACACACTTTTTATGTAACAGTAGGATTTTCCACATCAACTTATGTAAATAAACATTATGTATGATAAGATTGGGAGGATTCTCTGCACGGACATTAACTTACAAAATCAAACAATTTATTCAGAAGAACTAATATGTTAGACCCAATCATGCAAAAACTAAAATAACTCTCTGCACCTGTTTGGGAAGAGCAGCAGATTCTCCATAGTCACCACGGGAACAACTCTCCGCAAAATCCAGTGCAACCTTTCCACCCATGGAGTGACCCATGACGACCTCCGGCCATGACCAGCCCTTGGCCTTCACCAAGTCAGCAAGGTCTTTTGCAGCACTCGACATATCATGGGGTGGGCACAGCCCTTTGATCCTGGCCGAGTTCCCATGATTCCTCAAGTCCACAAGAACCATCCT
The Brachypodium distachyon strain Bd21 chromosome 2, Brachypodium_distachyon_v3.0, whole genome shotgun sequence genome window above contains:
- the LOC100842939 gene encoding protein ABHD11 isoform X2 — its product is MGTDNSTQQNNSHPIVVVSDENIVLRLLIGRAEFCVLVEWRMVLVDLRNHGNSARIKGLCPPHDMSSAAKDLADLVKAKGWSWPEVVMGHSMGGKVALDFAESCSRGDYGESAALPKQLWVLDSVPGQVKIDNSDGEVERVLQTLASLPASLPSRKWVVDHMISLGFSKSLSDWIGSNLKKDNEHVTWGFDLQAAIDMFNSYRERSYWTLLENPPKGMEISIVQAEQSDRWHPDDVQRLKALSRRGSKPDGGKVSLHVLPNSGHWVHVDNPKGLLEIMAPNFLSTGQN
- the LOC100842939 gene encoding protein ABHD11 isoform X1, encoding MAASLQASSSSLRSRLLSSSATWSPWRLLLSSSVHSDASHKTETLAFDEIQLSPEKPSTATAFVLHGLLGSGRNWRTFSRTLASQLRDRSPSDEWRMVLVDLRNHGNSARIKGLCPPHDMSSAAKDLADLVKAKGWSWPEVVMGHSMGGKVALDFAESCSRGDYGESAALPKQLWVLDSVPGQVKIDNSDGEVERVLQTLASLPASLPSRKWVVDHMISLGFSKSLSDWIGSNLKKDNEHVTWGFDLQAAIDMFNSYRERSYWTLLENPPKGMEISIVQAEQSDRWHPDDVQRLKALSRRGSKPDGGKVSLHVLPNSGHWVHVDNPKGLLEIMAPNFLSTGQN